A portion of the Micromonospora tarapacensis genome contains these proteins:
- a CDS encoding RICIN domain-containing protein, with product MKSATSTARTSLLAVAVLVAATLPAVMTNQMPASAAAQETYYVAPDGNDANPGTIQSPFKTLQRARDAVRTVNASMTGDINVYLRGGTYPVSSTVEFGASDSGTNGFRVVYAAYPNETPVLDGGVRVTGWSQHSGNIWKAPLDRANKLRALYVNDKRAYMAAKTISSAGCYGTYNITAGQASWAWESGSQCDGAKYSLSDFPAIARNQDDVEIETGTTWTTAIVGVRQVTTSSDGANRVALFQQPGAAIAQGAFNGNAQVGGAHKVMNAYEFLDTPGEFYFDRSSRTLYYYKGSAENMSTATVYAPNNVSTVLRVAGASTSSHARNITFSGLTVQHSDWNLVNVAGSAFKQAQQGNLSANVYAKGNFHVYHYRNVDVTPGIIHMQNADGILLQRNRIQHTGADGINMINDVQGTQLIGNYTNDIAGSAITVGHPQHVYIGDGTSTNREKYSAQVEGLPTNIDIRNNYLYDSAVLFNGHSPISAYFADTLTIQHNRIEKTPWSGITLGWGWWNFDGSPGSIVPDRPTTTARDNTISHNHIIDTVQRLSDTAPIYTLGSQPGTTITDNYLQGVPAGHKYGLHPDEGSAYITFRDNVLSVDKNVTWLINSDDFGRKHDLSITQIYGPINKVSQKNLPNSTIHDILVSSDYVWPAVAYGIAVNSGLADSFRDIIPASNLSTPNYVLPASTFVSSGTSSIPIRSTGDASRTVWLAPSGTTTFAAGPTMTSAGGTATSIAVPTTQGEYRLYVVDAQGNRSAESTSIVRQQSAGGGQWSGQLVGGQSGRCVDVPNSTTTSGTEVQLWDCSSGTNQRWTNTASKQLTVYGNKCLDASGAGTANGTAVIIWDCHGGLNQQWNVNPNGTITNVQSGLCVDANGAASANGTKIILWSCHGGANQQWSLPS from the coding sequence GTGAAATCAGCCACGTCCACGGCTCGAACGTCACTGCTGGCAGTGGCGGTGCTCGTCGCCGCCACGCTGCCGGCCGTGATGACCAACCAGATGCCGGCCTCGGCCGCCGCCCAGGAGACCTACTACGTCGCCCCGGACGGTAACGACGCCAACCCGGGAACGATCCAGTCCCCGTTCAAGACACTGCAACGAGCGCGGGACGCCGTTCGTACGGTGAACGCGAGCATGACCGGCGACATCAACGTGTATCTCCGGGGTGGAACCTATCCGGTCAGCAGCACGGTCGAATTCGGGGCGAGCGACTCCGGCACCAACGGTTTTCGTGTCGTGTACGCGGCCTACCCCAACGAGACGCCGGTTCTCGACGGCGGTGTCCGGGTGACCGGATGGTCCCAGCACAGCGGCAACATCTGGAAGGCGCCGCTCGATCGCGCCAACAAGTTGCGGGCCCTCTACGTCAATGACAAGCGCGCGTACATGGCCGCCAAGACGATCAGCTCGGCGGGGTGTTACGGCACGTACAACATCACCGCCGGGCAGGCCTCGTGGGCCTGGGAGTCCGGATCGCAGTGCGACGGCGCCAAATACAGCCTGAGTGATTTCCCCGCCATCGCCCGTAACCAGGACGATGTCGAGATCGAGACGGGGACGACCTGGACCACGGCCATCGTGGGAGTCCGCCAGGTGACCACGAGTTCCGACGGGGCGAATCGGGTCGCCCTGTTCCAGCAGCCGGGTGCGGCCATCGCCCAGGGTGCCTTCAACGGCAACGCCCAGGTGGGCGGCGCCCACAAGGTCATGAACGCCTACGAGTTCCTGGACACGCCCGGCGAGTTCTACTTCGACAGGAGCAGCCGGACCTTGTACTACTACAAGGGCAGCGCCGAGAACATGTCGACCGCGACGGTCTACGCGCCGAACAACGTGTCCACCGTGCTGCGGGTCGCCGGCGCCTCGACGAGCAGTCACGCTCGCAACATCACGTTCTCCGGCCTCACGGTGCAGCACTCCGACTGGAACCTGGTCAACGTCGCCGGCTCGGCCTTCAAGCAGGCGCAGCAGGGCAATCTGAGCGCCAACGTGTACGCGAAGGGCAACTTCCACGTCTACCACTACCGCAACGTCGACGTCACTCCGGGCATCATCCACATGCAGAACGCCGACGGGATCCTCCTGCAACGCAACCGGATCCAACACACCGGCGCCGACGGGATCAACATGATCAACGACGTGCAGGGCACGCAGTTGATCGGCAACTACACCAACGACATCGCCGGGTCCGCCATCACCGTCGGCCATCCCCAGCACGTCTATATCGGAGACGGCACGTCGACCAATCGGGAGAAGTACTCCGCGCAGGTCGAGGGGCTGCCGACGAACATCGACATCAGGAACAACTACCTCTACGACAGTGCGGTCCTGTTCAACGGGCACAGCCCGATCTCGGCGTACTTCGCCGACACCCTCACCATCCAGCACAACCGGATCGAGAAAACGCCGTGGTCGGGCATCACGCTGGGCTGGGGCTGGTGGAACTTCGACGGTTCACCGGGTTCGATCGTGCCCGATCGACCCACCACGACGGCGCGAGACAACACCATCAGCCACAACCACATCATCGACACCGTGCAGCGCCTCAGCGACACGGCTCCCATCTACACGCTGGGCAGCCAGCCGGGGACGACGATCACCGACAACTATCTCCAGGGCGTTCCCGCCGGCCACAAGTACGGACTTCACCCGGACGAGGGCTCGGCGTACATCACGTTCCGCGACAACGTCCTGAGCGTGGACAAGAATGTCACCTGGCTCATCAACTCGGACGACTTCGGGCGGAAACACGATCTGAGCATCACGCAGATCTACGGCCCGATCAACAAGGTCTCCCAGAAGAACCTGCCGAACAGCACGATCCATGACATCCTCGTCTCCTCCGACTATGTCTGGCCCGCGGTGGCCTATGGCATCGCCGTGAATTCCGGCCTCGCGGACTCGTTCCGGGACATCATCCCGGCGAGCAATCTCTCCACGCCGAACTACGTCCTCCCGGCCAGCACGTTCGTCAGCAGCGGGACGTCGTCGATCCCGATCCGGAGCACCGGCGACGCGTCCAGGACGGTCTGGCTGGCCCCCTCCGGTACGACCACCTTCGCCGCCGGCCCGACGATGACCAGCGCGGGCGGGACGGCCACCTCCATCGCCGTGCCGACGACCCAGGGTGAGTACCGGCTCTACGTCGTCGACGCCCAGGGCAACCGGTCGGCCGAGTCGACCTCGATCGTCCGGCAGCAGAGCGCCGGAGGTGGTCAATGGAGCGGGCAACTCGTCGGTGGCCAGTCGGGCCGCTGTGTCGACGTGCCCAACTCCACGACCACCAGCGGCACCGAGGTGCAGCTGTGGGACTGCTCAAGCGGCACCAACCAGCGGTGGACCAACACGGCCAGCAAGCAGCTGACCGTGTACGGCAACAAGTGCCTGGACGCCTCCGGAGCGGGCACGGCCAACGGAACCGCGGTCATCATCTGGGACTGCCACGGTGGCCTCAACCAGCAGTGGAACGTCAACCCCAACGGCACCATCACGAACGTCCAGTCGGGGCTCTGCGTCGATGCCAACGGCGCCGCCAGCGCCAACGGCACAAAGATCATCCTCTGGTCGTGCCATGGCGGCGCCAACCAGCAGTGGAGCCTGCCCAGCTGA
- a CDS encoding response regulator — protein sequence MLVDDQAVVRAGFRVLLAQADDIEVVAEASSGSSAVAVAARLRPDVICMDVRMPGGDGLTATREILAAATESPPAILVVTTFDLDEYVFGALESGASGFILKDCEPEDLIDAIRRLANGYGLVDQVVTRRVISEFARRRPAAPPESAAAHQLTPREAEIVRLLAKGLSNNEIADELFIETSTVKSHLGRAMTKIGVRDRVQTVVWAYQNGLAPS from the coding sequence ATGCTGGTTGACGACCAGGCGGTGGTGCGGGCCGGTTTCCGGGTGCTCCTGGCGCAGGCGGACGACATCGAGGTGGTGGCGGAGGCGTCCAGCGGGTCGTCTGCGGTGGCGGTGGCTGCCCGGCTGCGCCCCGACGTCATCTGCATGGATGTCCGGATGCCCGGCGGTGACGGGCTCACCGCGACCCGCGAGATCCTCGCCGCCGCGACCGAGTCGCCGCCAGCCATCCTGGTGGTGACCACGTTCGACCTCGACGAGTACGTCTTCGGCGCACTCGAATCCGGGGCCAGTGGCTTCATCCTCAAAGACTGCGAGCCCGAGGACCTGATCGACGCGATCCGTCGGCTGGCGAACGGCTACGGTCTCGTCGACCAGGTCGTGACCCGCCGGGTGATCTCGGAGTTCGCCCGGCGGCGACCGGCGGCACCGCCCGAGTCAGCGGCGGCGCACCAGCTCACCCCCCGCGAAGCCGAGATCGTGCGGTTGCTCGCCAAGGGGTTGTCCAACAACGAGATCGCCGACGAACTCTTCATCGAGACCAGCACGGTCAAGTCGCACCTCGGGCGGGCGATGACCAAGATCGGCGTACGGGACCGGGTGCAGACCGTGGTGTGGGCGTACCAGAACGGGTTGGCCCCGAGCTGA
- a CDS encoding sensor histidine kinase produces the protein MNDHIEGGPVTAEPTDPADQSRLTKRLDVLLTNLGVAGPFARDCLLAACVAGMTFTLMAALFWVVTPPGEIVLGPVRAWLLVALGVGQALLLCLRRVRPLHCLAGIVGLQVAMIALSPPEVTIRGFAPFVVAYTIGVLLPARTAFVLVGAAVAVEATAAFGAAAVTTPDLLLSAVGPAGSSALSNLGAVVVGNYVATRRRYTQLLRLQAADAVRVQQAKVRAAIEAERTQMARELHDVAAHHLSGMVVQAAAVHRLIDRDPEAAKSGVAWIRSQGKETLNNLRLVVGVLRGTPADGSGGGDTPGHDGEGSAPVPGLAVLDDLVRTARDLGTPVEFVGEGPPRPVPPIADVALYRMVQESLSNARQHAPGAPVLITLRYLPREVSLAVVNGPPARRPEPAARTSSGVGLIGMRERAQLIGARFAAGPTTEGGWSVTVTLTSKGSDPS, from the coding sequence GTGAACGATCACATCGAGGGCGGCCCGGTCACCGCCGAGCCGACCGACCCGGCGGACCAGTCCCGGCTGACGAAGCGGTTGGACGTACTGCTCACCAACCTCGGGGTGGCCGGGCCGTTCGCCCGGGACTGTCTGCTCGCGGCCTGCGTCGCCGGGATGACGTTCACGTTGATGGCTGCCCTGTTCTGGGTCGTGACGCCGCCGGGCGAAATCGTGCTCGGCCCGGTGCGGGCCTGGCTGCTCGTCGCCCTCGGGGTCGGGCAGGCGCTGCTGCTCTGCCTGCGTCGGGTCCGCCCGCTGCACTGCCTCGCCGGCATCGTCGGCCTTCAGGTCGCCATGATCGCCCTGTCCCCACCAGAGGTGACGATCCGGGGTTTCGCGCCGTTCGTCGTCGCGTACACCATCGGGGTTCTGCTGCCGGCCAGGACGGCGTTCGTTCTTGTCGGCGCGGCGGTGGCGGTCGAGGCGACAGCGGCGTTCGGCGCCGCCGCCGTGACGACGCCGGACCTTCTGCTGTCGGCTGTCGGCCCGGCCGGGTCGAGCGCACTGTCCAACCTCGGCGCGGTCGTCGTCGGTAACTACGTGGCGACCCGTCGACGTTACACGCAGCTGTTGCGCCTGCAGGCCGCCGATGCGGTCCGGGTCCAGCAGGCGAAGGTGCGGGCCGCGATCGAGGCGGAACGCACCCAGATGGCTCGGGAACTGCACGACGTCGCCGCCCACCACCTGTCCGGGATGGTGGTGCAGGCGGCGGCGGTCCACCGGCTGATCGACCGGGACCCGGAGGCGGCGAAGTCCGGCGTGGCCTGGATCCGGTCCCAGGGCAAGGAGACCCTCAACAACCTGCGGCTGGTCGTCGGGGTGCTGCGCGGCACCCCGGCCGACGGCAGCGGTGGCGGCGACACACCCGGCCACGATGGCGAAGGCAGCGCTCCGGTGCCAGGGCTGGCCGTGCTCGACGACCTGGTCCGGACCGCTCGGGACCTGGGCACGCCGGTCGAGTTCGTGGGTGAGGGGCCGCCACGTCCGGTTCCGCCGATCGCCGATGTCGCTCTCTATCGGATGGTGCAGGAGTCGCTGTCCAACGCGCGGCAGCACGCGCCGGGCGCGCCGGTGCTGATCACGCTGCGCTACCTGCCGCGGGAGGTGTCGCTGGCGGTGGTGAACGGTCCGCCGGCGCGGCGTCCCGAGCCGGCGGCGCGCACCAGCAGCGGGGTCGGGCTGATCGGCATGCGGGAACGGGCGCAGTTGATCGGCGCACGGTTCGCGGCCGGGCCGACGACCGAAGGCGGCTGGTCTGTCACAGTGACGCTGACATCGAAGGGAAGTGACCCGTCGTGA
- a CDS encoding serine hydrolase domain-containing protein, translated as MNQNDAPEQTAFRSYPSRPMLHLRRLGAALATVIVVAAGVAGCGAGAAQQPAPTSDAPAAAVAPAVLDAGDVNAWLDEMLPAALEANDIAGATVAVVKDGETVTTRGYGHVDTGGEGTEPVPVDPEQHLFRIGSVSKLATATAVMQLVQDGRVDLDADIADYLDFAIPRRFDEPITVRHLLTHTAGFEERIAGLIGREGTEAVLRDALVTDPPEQIYRPGTVPAYSNYGNSLAGYIVERVSGIPFEEYVDRNVFDRLGMTSSSFDQPLPADLAGRVSNGYDNASSPAGYFEIVGTPPAGSMSASAPDMARFMLAHLGEPVGDTPILDEPTLDLMHQPALDASTLGTLAGAPRMTLGFFDESRNGRRIIGHGGDTLYFHTHLQIYPDEGAGLFVSLNSTGTSSLANHQLRQKLTKAFADRYFPAVPGAAANNVPATELTAPTTEASGTAERAAMAAGTYESSRAIESNFLTLIGLSGRTTVSVRDDGRLLLEPRPMSDVAAVYEEIEPWVWREVGGQETIAMRAVDGQVEVIGFDSAFALVPVETARSTWLAVPVIVGSVVILLCTVLAWPIGAIGRRLRRRAPRDRAGRTARILSRVAVGCALLAVGGWVGSLVLIMGLEDLSTVSLRNVQVAQLIGLLGVIPATVRLVDDVRRRVGWSRTAGSALVLLALAGTGWFAVEFMLLSPNISY; from the coding sequence ATGAACCAGAACGATGCACCAGAGCAGACCGCTTTCCGGTCGTACCCGTCCCGTCCGATGCTCCACCTGCGGCGTCTCGGTGCCGCCCTGGCAACCGTGATCGTCGTCGCAGCGGGCGTCGCGGGCTGCGGTGCCGGTGCCGCGCAGCAGCCGGCCCCGACGAGCGACGCCCCGGCAGCAGCCGTCGCACCGGCAGTGCTGGACGCCGGCGACGTGAACGCCTGGCTCGACGAGATGCTCCCGGCCGCGCTGGAAGCCAATGACATCGCCGGGGCGACGGTCGCCGTCGTCAAGGACGGCGAGACCGTCACCACCCGGGGGTACGGCCACGTCGACACCGGTGGCGAGGGCACCGAGCCGGTGCCGGTCGACCCCGAGCAGCACCTGTTCCGGATCGGTTCGGTGTCGAAGCTCGCCACCGCCACCGCCGTGATGCAACTCGTCCAGGACGGCAGGGTCGACCTCGACGCCGACATCGCCGACTACCTCGACTTCGCCATTCCCCGCCGCTTCGACGAGCCGATCACGGTTCGGCACCTGCTGACCCACACCGCCGGGTTCGAGGAGCGGATCGCCGGCCTCATCGGCAGGGAAGGCACCGAGGCCGTCCTACGCGACGCCCTGGTCACCGATCCGCCGGAGCAGATCTACCGGCCGGGCACCGTGCCGGCCTACTCCAACTACGGCAACTCGCTCGCGGGGTACATCGTCGAACGGGTCAGCGGCATCCCCTTCGAGGAGTACGTCGACCGCAACGTCTTCGACCGCCTCGGCATGACGTCGTCCTCCTTCGACCAGCCGCTCCCCGCCGACCTGGCCGGCCGCGTCTCGAACGGGTACGACAACGCGTCGTCCCCGGCCGGGTACTTCGAGATCGTCGGCACCCCGCCCGCCGGGTCGATGAGCGCCTCGGCCCCGGACATGGCCCGCTTCATGCTCGCCCACCTGGGCGAACCGGTCGGCGACACCCCGATTCTGGACGAGCCGACGCTCGACCTGATGCACCAGCCGGCGCTCGACGCCAGCACGCTCGGCACCCTCGCCGGTGCACCCCGGATGACCCTCGGGTTCTTCGACGAGAGCCGCAACGGCCGGCGGATCATCGGCCACGGCGGCGACACCCTCTATTTCCACACCCACCTGCAGATCTACCCCGACGAGGGTGCCGGCCTGTTCGTCTCGCTCAACAGCACCGGTACGTCGTCCCTGGCCAACCACCAGCTTCGACAGAAGCTGACGAAAGCCTTCGCCGACCGTTACTTCCCGGCGGTGCCCGGCGCGGCGGCGAACAACGTGCCGGCGACCGAGCTGACCGCCCCGACCACCGAAGCCTCGGGCACGGCCGAGCGGGCCGCGATGGCCGCCGGCACCTACGAAAGCTCCCGCGCGATCGAGAGCAACTTCCTGACCCTGATCGGCCTGTCCGGGCGCACCACGGTGAGCGTCCGCGATGACGGCCGGCTGCTGCTCGAACCGCGTCCGATGTCCGATGTGGCCGCCGTCTACGAAGAGATCGAGCCCTGGGTCTGGCGTGAGGTGGGCGGGCAGGAAACGATCGCGATGCGGGCGGTCGACGGCCAGGTCGAAGTGATCGGTTTCGACTCCGCGTTCGCCCTGGTGCCCGTCGAGACCGCACGCAGCACCTGGCTGGCCGTCCCGGTGATCGTCGGCTCGGTGGTCATCCTCCTGTGCACCGTCCTGGCCTGGCCGATCGGGGCGATCGGTCGCCGGCTGCGGCGCCGGGCACCGCGTGATCGGGCTGGACGCACCGCGCGCATTCTCAGCCGCGTCGCCGTCGGCTGCGCCCTGCTCGCGGTCGGCGGCTGGGTGGGAAGTCTGGTGCTCATCATGGGCCTGGAGGATCTCTCCACCGTCTCGTTGCGGAACGTGCAGGTGGCCCAGCTGATCGGCCTGCTCGGGGTGATCCCGGCAACGGTCCGGCTGGTGGACGACGTCCGCCGGCGGGTCGGCTGGTCGCGGACCGCCGGCAGCGCCCTGGTCCTGCTGGCCCTCGCCGGTACGGGTTGGTTCGCCGTCGAGTTCATGCTGCTCTCGCCGAACATCTCCTACTGA
- a CDS encoding TetR/AcrR family transcriptional regulator, which produces MTTPRTRARNRRGEGAQLRDEIVDAAMKLLEDGTPESVTLRAVARQAGIAAPSIYPHFPDLDSILLAVAQRAFAILEQELGEPDDADPAGRLRAICAAYLTFAERRPHQYRVMFGAVWDAGAALERAPALADQLATLGMGAFDVIQHSLADCVAAGQSTSADTFSDATALWVGLHGIAQLQVAAPLFPWPPDLRNSIIDRLALLR; this is translated from the coding sequence GTGACCACACCGAGAACGCGAGCCCGCAACAGACGCGGCGAAGGTGCCCAACTGCGCGACGAGATCGTCGACGCCGCCATGAAACTCCTGGAGGACGGCACGCCAGAGAGCGTGACCCTGCGAGCGGTGGCCCGGCAGGCCGGCATCGCCGCGCCGTCGATCTATCCGCACTTTCCGGACCTGGACTCGATCCTGCTCGCGGTCGCGCAGCGCGCGTTCGCCATCCTGGAACAGGAACTCGGCGAACCGGATGACGCGGATCCGGCCGGGCGCCTGCGAGCGATCTGCGCGGCCTACCTGACCTTCGCCGAGCGCCGGCCCCACCAGTACCGGGTGATGTTCGGGGCGGTCTGGGACGCCGGTGCCGCCCTGGAACGGGCCCCGGCGCTTGCGGATCAGCTTGCCACGCTCGGCATGGGCGCCTTCGACGTCATCCAGCACTCCCTCGCGGACTGTGTCGCGGCGGGGCAGTCCACAAGCGCGGACACCTTCAGTGACGCGACGGCGCTCTGGGTCGGGCTGCACGGCATCGCCCAGCTCCAGGTGGCAGCGCCACTGTTCCCCTGGCCACCGGACCTGCGGAACTCCATCATCGACCGACTGGCGTTGCTTCGCTGA
- a CDS encoding aldo/keto reductase: MQSRDFGRLGTVSAFTLGGGGIGGVWGATDHAEAVATVRAAVDGGVTMLDLAPTYGDGYAAENVAGAALRGSAAADVLVTSKIELPEQDGGDLPEKMVRSLHATLERLGREQLDLFLLHSQLHPHGWTGPTPRTLGWDLYRDQVVPTFERLRDEGKIRAWGLTGVGHPQTVIDAMHQQPRPDAVQAVVNALDLSGDMWLLGSSAEPRNDEIRRAAVDDGVSVIAIRAVAAGALTGEIDRTVEDDAPVAVDFARAERFRALAAEFGESPASLAHRYALSVPGVATVVLGVKNRTELAECLAAGARGPLTDVERKALLDLRS, from the coding sequence ATGCAAAGCAGGGATTTCGGTCGTCTCGGCACTGTCAGCGCGTTCACCCTGGGCGGTGGCGGGATCGGCGGTGTCTGGGGGGCGACCGACCACGCCGAGGCGGTGGCGACCGTGCGGGCGGCCGTCGACGGTGGCGTCACGATGCTCGACCTGGCCCCGACCTACGGTGACGGCTACGCGGCCGAGAACGTCGCCGGTGCCGCCCTGCGCGGCTCTGCGGCTGCGGACGTCCTCGTCACCAGCAAGATCGAACTGCCCGAGCAGGACGGTGGGGATCTCCCGGAGAAGATGGTCCGCAGCCTGCACGCCACCCTGGAGCGTCTCGGCCGCGAGCAGCTCGATCTCTTCCTGCTCCACTCCCAACTGCACCCGCACGGCTGGACCGGTCCCACTCCCCGGACCCTCGGCTGGGACCTGTACCGCGACCAGGTGGTGCCGACCTTCGAACGGCTGCGGGACGAGGGCAAGATCCGGGCCTGGGGGTTGACCGGTGTCGGCCACCCGCAGACCGTGATCGACGCCATGCACCAGCAACCGCGCCCGGATGCGGTCCAGGCGGTGGTGAACGCCCTTGACCTCAGTGGCGACATGTGGCTGCTCGGCTCGTCGGCCGAGCCTCGGAACGACGAGATCCGCCGAGCCGCGGTCGACGACGGCGTCTCGGTGATCGCTATTCGTGCCGTGGCGGCGGGAGCGCTCACCGGGGAGATCGACCGGACCGTGGAGGACGACGCCCCGGTCGCGGTCGACTTCGCCCGGGCGGAGCGGTTCCGCGCGCTCGCCGCCGAGTTCGGCGAGTCGCCCGCCTCGTTGGCCCACCGGTACGCCCTGAGCGTCCCCGGCGTGGCGACCGTGGTGCTCGGCGTGAAGAACCGCACCGAGTTGGCCGAGTGCCTCGCCGCGGGGGCCCGCGGCCCGCTGACCGATGTCGAACGGAAGGCCCTGCTCGACCTGCGGAGCTGA
- a CDS encoding glycosyltransferase family 4 protein, producing MSSKDSHEYDLCVAVNYYSPYVSGLTEVARVLAEGLAGRGWRVAVVAVRHDPALPLRESRNGVDVYRSPVVASVGRGPVSPGFPFLVRRVARRSRVVNLHLPMLEGALITALPLRVPVVTTYHIDLWLPPTLVTRAAMAAVRVSSRVTLRRSDAVVVNSDDQAQYSELWSILRSSQRSAIPAPCLDRRGGEAAYRETSGPHIGFLGRIVPDKGLDYLVAAFAEIPDPEARLLVGGDYLTVAGGSVIDRIRTAAERDPRIRILGLLRGRQINDFYASIDAFALPSVAESFGIAQAEAMMCGIPSVTTDLPGGRYPVLATGMGRVVQPRDPAGLRVALLDVLGWDADTRREGAKRALEEFSVDGCLDRYAALFRVHGARASALM from the coding sequence GTGAGCAGCAAAGACTCCCACGAATACGACCTCTGCGTCGCGGTCAACTACTACTCGCCCTACGTCAGCGGGCTGACCGAGGTGGCCCGGGTGCTCGCCGAGGGCCTCGCCGGGCGGGGCTGGCGGGTGGCGGTGGTCGCCGTCCGGCACGACCCGGCGCTTCCGCTGCGAGAGAGCCGCAACGGCGTCGACGTCTACCGCAGCCCGGTGGTCGCGTCGGTCGGCCGTGGCCCGGTCAGTCCCGGCTTCCCGTTCCTGGTGCGCCGGGTCGCCCGGCGCTCGCGGGTGGTCAACCTGCACCTGCCGATGCTGGAGGGAGCGTTGATCACCGCCCTGCCGCTGCGGGTGCCGGTGGTGACCACCTACCACATCGACCTCTGGCTGCCGCCCACCCTGGTGACCCGGGCGGCGATGGCCGCGGTGCGGGTGTCGTCGCGGGTCACGCTGCGCCGTTCGGACGCCGTCGTCGTCAACAGCGACGACCAGGCGCAGTACTCGGAGCTCTGGTCGATCCTGCGGTCCAGCCAGCGGTCCGCGATCCCGGCGCCCTGCCTGGACCGGCGCGGCGGGGAGGCGGCATACCGGGAGACCAGCGGCCCACACATCGGCTTCCTCGGCCGGATCGTGCCGGACAAGGGCCTGGACTACCTGGTCGCCGCGTTCGCCGAGATCCCCGATCCCGAGGCGCGGCTGCTGGTCGGCGGCGACTATCTGACCGTCGCGGGCGGCAGCGTGATCGACCGGATCCGGACGGCCGCCGAACGGGATCCCCGGATCCGGATCCTCGGGCTGCTCCGCGGCCGCCAGATCAACGATTTCTACGCGTCCATCGACGCGTTCGCCCTGCCCTCCGTCGCCGAATCCTTCGGCATCGCGCAGGCCGAGGCGATGATGTGCGGTATCCCGTCGGTCACCACCGACCTGCCCGGTGGCCGGTATCCGGTCCTGGCCACCGGGATGGGGAGGGTCGTCCAGCCGCGGGACCCGGCCGGACTGCGCGTGGCGCTGTTGGACGTGCTCGGCTGGGACGCCGACACCCGACGTGAGGGTGCCAAGCGGGCCCTGGAGGAGTTCAGCGTGGACGGGTGTCTGGATCGGTACGCGGCGCTGTTCCGGGTCCACGGGGCGCGGGCCAGCGCATTGATGTGA
- a CDS encoding UbiA prenyltransferase family protein produces MNHALEVPSPTSSDLPVVSVDPAVAVQALKPLARVTGLFVLLRPRQWVKGGLVLAAPLVAAPGAAVTHIVPLLGTLLSFLAAASAVYVFNDLRDRERDRLHPVKRHRPLASGRVSTTAAVILLVGLLAGTTALTTLLPGLTGVVVAGYLALNLWYCLALKHQPLVDVSVVSIGFVLRVLAGTIAVGAAVHPALLIGVYCACLALSLGKRRHELAALSAAGGEAGEHRPALRAYSVHFLDQVVVVNVVAALIGYVAFVWTQTPPYGPVTAGLTFPFAAFAVHRYLQMIAIGGFGGDPVEELVRDRALLVNLGLWAAVLAQAMLASAWPVR; encoded by the coding sequence ATGAATCACGCCCTGGAAGTCCCGAGCCCCACCTCGTCGGACCTGCCCGTGGTCTCCGTCGACCCGGCGGTCGCCGTGCAGGCGCTGAAACCGCTGGCCCGCGTCACCGGACTGTTCGTCCTGCTGCGGCCCCGCCAGTGGGTCAAGGGCGGCCTGGTGCTGGCGGCACCGCTCGTGGCGGCCCCCGGCGCCGCGGTGACCCATATCGTGCCGCTGCTCGGCACGCTGCTGAGCTTCCTGGCCGCCGCCTCGGCCGTGTACGTCTTCAACGACCTGAGGGACCGGGAGCGCGACCGGCTGCACCCGGTCAAACGACACCGCCCACTGGCGAGCGGGCGGGTGAGCACGACCGCAGCGGTCATACTCCTCGTCGGCCTGCTCGCCGGCACCACCGCGCTGACCACCCTGCTACCCGGCCTGACCGGCGTCGTCGTCGCCGGCTATCTCGCCCTCAACCTCTGGTACTGCCTGGCGCTCAAGCACCAGCCCCTGGTCGACGTGTCGGTCGTCTCCATCGGATTCGTCCTGCGGGTGCTGGCCGGCACCATCGCGGTCGGCGCGGCCGTCCATCCGGCGCTGCTGATCGGGGTCTACTGCGCGTGCCTCGCGCTCTCCCTCGGCAAGCGACGCCACGAACTCGCCGCCCTGTCGGCCGCGGGCGGCGAGGCCGGCGAGCACCGGCCGGCGCTGCGCGCGTACTCGGTCCACTTCCTGGACCAGGTCGTGGTGGTGAACGTGGTGGCGGCGCTGATCGGCTACGTCGCCTTCGTCTGGACCCAGACACCGCCGTACGGGCCGGTCACCGCGGGGCTGACCTTCCCGTTCGCCGCGTTCGCGGTACACCGCTACCTGCAGATGATCGCCATAGGCGGCTTCGGTGGTGATCCGGTCGAGGAACTCGTCCGGGACCGCGCGCTGCTGGTCAATCTCGGCCTCTGGGCGGCGGTGCTGGCGCAGGCGATGTTGGCCAGCGCCTGGCCCGTCCGGTGA